Part of the Rhizobiales bacterium NRL2 genome is shown below.
GCCAGTTCCTGGATCCAGAGACGGTCTTCCCGCGTCAGCACGCCCTGACGCGCGATCTCCAGCAGCCGATGGCGATTGGCCAGGATGCGGGCGTTGGCCTCCATCACCAGCGGCAGCACCAGCCGGATGAAGGTGCGCTTCTTCTGGGCCGTGTCGGTGATCTCGCCGATATCCTCGGGAAGGGCCGTGGCGAAGACCGGCGGCGGCAGAGCCGCGCCGCGCCGGACTGCGTCAAGGTCGTAGCTCAGCCTGCCCTGCTCCCAGAGAATGGCCGAGTGCGGCGTCGGCGGAGCCGCGCCCTTCAGCCTGGCCTCAGTCGCGTGGGCACCCTGCAGCAGCAGCGGCAACGCCAAAAGCGCGGCCGCCGCATGGCGTCCATACAGCCCCATGGTCAAATACCCCGATTTCCGAATCGCCCAGCCGCGCACGCCCCGCGACCCTTGCGTCGTTGTTGTTCTTACGGTTCGGCGCGGAGGCTAGACCGCGCGGACCTCTTGCACTTCCGGCACGTAGTGGCGCAGAAGATTCTCGATACCATGCTTCAGGGTCATTACCGAGCTGGGGCAGCCCTGACAAGCACCTTGCATCGCAAGGTACACGACGCCGTCATCGAAGCCATGGAACACGATGTCGCCCCCGTCCTGGGCCACGGCGGGCCGCACGCGGCTGTCCAGCAGTTCGACGATCTGCTTGACGATCTCCGGGTCGCCGTCGCCGGCGTCCGCGTGAGCGCTGGCGGTCCCGATGCTGGCGCCGTCCTCGATCACCGGAAGGCCGGCGCTGAAGTGCTCCATGATGGCGCCGAGGATCGAGGGCTTGATGTGATGCCACTCGACATTCTCGTGCTTGCTGACCGACACGAAGTCGTGGCCGAGATAGACACCTTCCACGCCGTCGACCTCGAACAGCCGGCGGGCGAGCGGAGAGACGGCCGCGTCCTCGGGGCCGCGGAAGTCGGCGACGCCCTCGTTCATGACCGTGACGCCGGGAATGAACTTCAGCGTCTGCGGGTTCGGTGTCGGTTCTGTCTGGATGAACATCCGTTCCTCCGTCATGCCCAGTGGACCCTTGCTCTCGGGTCTCAGGCAGCCTATCTGGCGCGCTCGGACGCGCCGGTCAATACTGGCCCGTCGCCGACGAGGCCTCGAGAGGGTGGAGTTTCGAAACTGGCGGGGCATATGCCACAGACTGATCGGGAAACCAAGGCCGCCGTGATCGCCGGCGGCGGCTGGCGCTCGGACCCGATGGCGCTCTGGCTGATGACGGTCCTGCACCGGCCCAATGCCGAGCTGGATTTCTTCGCCGAGCTCTGCGAGCGGCTGACGGAGGAGGGCATGGAGCTGGCCCGCGGATTCTGCGGGCTGCTGTCCCTTCATCCGCAGTTCGTCTCGCGGAACCTGATCTGGACGCCGGAAACCGGCAGCGAGGTCAAGGGCCGCGAGCACGGCGTCGTCAGCACGAATTTCTACTACCAGAGTCCTGTCTATCTGATTCACCAGGGCGCCGAGGAGGTGCGGCAGCGTCTGGATGTGGACGAGGATCTGCTGGCCTTCGATATCTGGAAGGAAGCGCGGGCGGCCGGCATGACCGACTATATCGCCCTGCCGCTCAGGCATTCGACCGGCGAGGTCAACGTGCTGTCCTTCGCGACCCGCCGGTCCTCCGGCTTTGCCGACGCCGAGATCGGGCGGTTCAAGGATCTGCTGCCGCTGATCGCTCTCCGCCTGGAGTTGATGAACAGCTACTTCGCCACCAACACGCTGCTCACGACCTATCTGGGCGAGGCGGCGGCGCGGCGGGTGCTGGCCGGCACCATCCACCGCGCCGAGGGCGAGGCGCTGCGCGCCGCCATCTATTTCTGCGACCTGCGCGGCTTCACGCGCCTCTCCGACCAGCTGGGCGGTGAGCAGATGATCGAACTGCTGGACGATTACTTCGACTGCATGATCGAACCGATCCGCGCCTGCGGCGGAGAGGTGCTGAAATTCCTCGGCGACGGCATGCTCGCCATCTTTCCCATGGACGACCGCACCGCCCGGCTGGCCTGCCAGTCGGCGCTGGTCTCCGCGGAGGAGGGCATCGCCAATCTGGCCGCGCTCAGCCGTCGGCGCGAGGCCGAGGGCCAGCCGCCGCTGGTTGCCGGCGTCGGCCTGCATGCGGGCGACGTGATCTTCGGCAATATCGGCGCGGCGGACCGCCTAGACTTCACGGTGATCGGCCGCGCCGTCAATGAAGTCAGCCGCGTCGAGGCCCTGACCAAGCGGCTCGCCCGGCCGGTGCTGATGACTGCCGAATTCGCCCGTCTGCACGGCGACGGGCGCGCCCTCCGCTCGCTCGGACCGCAGCGGCTGGCCGGCATATCGGAACCGGCCGAGATATTCGCGCCGGCCTGACCGCCACCCCGCCCCGCCCGCAGCCGCAGGACCCAGAATCCGGATGATCCAGTTCGCCCTCGCCGTCGCCTTCCTGATCATCACGCCCGGCCCCGGCGTCCTCTCGGTCGCCGGCGTCGGCGCCGGGTTCGGCCTGCGCGCCGGCGCGCGCTACATCGCGGGGCTGTTCGTCGGCACCAATCTGGTCGCCATCGCCGTGGTCAGCGGACTATGGGCGGCGGTGTCGACGGTGCCGTACCTGAGGACGGCGCTGCTGTTCGTTTCGGTCGCCTTCCTGACCTATCTGGCGCTGCGCATCGCCTTCGCCGGCGCCTCCAT
Proteins encoded:
- a CDS encoding iron transporter; protein product: MFIQTEPTPNPQTLKFIPGVTVMNEGVADFRGPEDAAVSPLARRLFEVDGVEGVYLGHDFVSVSKHENVEWHHIKPSILGAIMEHFSAGLPVIEDGASIGTASAHADAGDGDPEIVKQIVELLDSRVRPAVAQDGGDIVFHGFDDGVVYLAMQGACQGCPSSVMTLKHGIENLLRHYVPEVQEVRAV